From the Roseibium sp. HPY-6 genome, one window contains:
- a CDS encoding serine/threonine-protein kinase, whose amino-acid sequence MAKQLRNPKHSEPDEIDGHECADLPSDPEKAMPEESEAGPDQVGNDTNAAVPEAPTAQENATAESETEAAPASEKSRAGRIEIQPGTVLKERFLLLKEIGKGGLSIVYKARDMVAAKAGLADPNVAIKIIRAAPDVDPDVIALMHREARRLRDLVHPNIVRVFDMDREGDIHFMVMELLEGQPLSKVLRNAPDHRLQSAQLHRLIEDLSGALTYAHNNGIIHADLKPGNVFVQKTGVAKLIDFNIAYPIARPLKTREEDTIVILARFGAVTPAYASPQRLKGAEPCEPDDVFSLAVITYLALTGSRPFGKKNALEAREEGLVAAQPADLSRLRWRALRQGLSLSDSGRTQTAALFAQSFCRPNPVSVLRDFIHRLITGQPYQPSAGK is encoded by the coding sequence ATGGCTAAGCAGCTCCGAAACCCGAAACATAGTGAGCCAGACGAGATAGACGGTCACGAATGTGCCGATCTGCCGTCTGATCCTGAGAAGGCAATGCCGGAAGAGAGCGAAGCTGGCCCGGACCAGGTTGGGAATGACACCAATGCCGCCGTTCCCGAGGCGCCAACCGCTCAAGAGAACGCGACGGCAGAATCGGAAACGGAAGCAGCGCCTGCGAGCGAAAAGTCCAGGGCCGGCAGGATCGAAATTCAGCCGGGCACCGTTTTGAAAGAACGTTTTCTTCTGTTGAAGGAAATCGGAAAGGGCGGGCTTTCGATTGTTTACAAGGCGCGCGACATGGTCGCGGCGAAGGCCGGGCTCGCAGACCCGAATGTAGCCATTAAAATCATCCGTGCGGCACCGGACGTCGATCCGGACGTCATCGCGTTGATGCACCGGGAGGCGCGGCGCCTCAGGGATCTCGTTCACCCGAACATCGTGCGTGTCTTCGACATGGACCGGGAAGGCGATATCCATTTCATGGTCATGGAGTTGCTGGAGGGACAGCCGCTTTCGAAAGTCCTGCGGAATGCACCCGATCACAGATTGCAATCCGCTCAGCTGCATCGGCTCATCGAGGACCTTTCAGGAGCGCTTACCTATGCGCACAACAACGGGATCATTCACGCCGACCTGAAACCGGGCAATGTCTTCGTCCAAAAGACCGGTGTGGCAAAACTGATCGACTTCAACATCGCCTATCCGATTGCCCGTCCTCTGAAGACGCGCGAAGAAGATACAATCGTCATTCTTGCCCGTTTTGGCGCGGTGACGCCCGCCTATGCTTCGCCTCAACGGCTAAAGGGTGCTGAGCCTTGCGAGCCGGATGATGTGTTCTCGCTCGCGGTCATCACCTATCTCGCGCTCACCGGATCGCGGCCATTTGGCAAGAAAAATGCTCTGGAAGCGCGCGAAGAAGGCCTTGTTGCAGCGCAGCCGGCGGATCTGTCACGTCTGCGCTGGCGGGCGTTGCGACAGGGGCTGTCGCTCAGCGATTCGGGCCGGACGCAAACTGCGGCGCTTTTCGCCCAGAGCTTTTGCCGCCCTAATCCTGTTTCTGTCTTGCGAGACTTCATCCACCGGCTGATCACCGGTCAACCCTATCAGCCTTCCGCGGGCAAATAG
- a CDS encoding PP2C family serine/threonine-protein phosphatase — protein MSNISPVPLNLRVEAATRQGPHHPMNQDTHFADAKSGLFSIADGMGGHRDGDLASQATVQAVAGLAGLPATAHEKQLIAVEAALSKVNQTLFASYLAAPELDISGTTSLSLVISGSYASCIWTGDSRLYLLRDQHLFLISEDHADELGRLTSGVGISETISILGRRTVELMPGDVFILCTDGLLKGMDETLLANMTAEGTYGLTDRLIARSVAGGSNDDITVIVVWADDYG, from the coding sequence ATGTCGAATATTTCGCCCGTCCCTTTGAACTTGCGTGTTGAAGCCGCAACACGGCAGGGACCCCATCATCCGATGAACCAGGATACGCATTTTGCCGACGCAAAGAGCGGCTTGTTTTCAATTGCGGACGGGATGGGCGGTCACAGGGATGGCGATCTTGCAAGCCAGGCAACCGTGCAGGCCGTCGCCGGATTGGCAGGTTTGCCCGCCACGGCGCATGAAAAGCAATTGATCGCGGTCGAAGCAGCGCTGTCAAAGGTCAACCAGACCCTTTTTGCGAGTTATCTGGCGGCACCGGAGCTGGACATTTCCGGGACAACAAGCCTGAGCCTCGTCATCAGCGGTTCTTATGCCAGCTGCATCTGGACCGGAGATTCCCGGCTTTACCTTCTGCGCGACCAGCATCTTTTTCTGATCTCCGAAGATCATGCCGATGAGTTGGGACGGCTGACATCCGGTGTGGGCATTTCCGAAACGATCTCGATCCTCGGACGGCGCACGGTGGAATTGATGCCCGGCGACGTCTTCATCCTTTGCACGGACGGCCTGTTGAAGGGCATGGACGAAACCCTTCTTGCAAACATGACCGCTGAAGGCACCTACGGGCTGACCGACCGCCTGATCGCCCGATCGGTTGCGGGAGGCTCGAATGACGATATCACGGTGATCGTTGTCTGGGCGGACGACTATGGCTAA
- the tagF gene encoding type VI secretion system-associated protein TagF, with protein MQQCGFFGKRPLERDFVFEGLTAGMTDAWAAMMSDWLISAQSAFPQNWIDHYFDAPAWRFAIPPGLLGPSAWCGLLCASADALGRAFPLAVLIPAQGRIYRLLFDSHAESVLDALEMTAMAFIEGQISRKEFQTAIVESEELLRSRAVPEAGTDELELSAENEAVCLRFARTSEEAIIAENALCLRRVKALDTAPPRSYWWQDGSENRPPELCVWKGLPKGSGTGGFLAGFWETFGWQQETIDPDRILRP; from the coding sequence ATGCAACAGTGCGGGTTTTTCGGCAAACGTCCCCTGGAACGCGACTTTGTCTTCGAAGGTCTGACGGCCGGTATGACGGATGCGTGGGCAGCCATGATGTCCGATTGGCTGATCAGCGCACAAAGCGCATTTCCGCAGAACTGGATAGATCACTATTTCGATGCGCCGGCGTGGCGCTTTGCAATTCCGCCCGGCCTTCTCGGGCCGTCAGCCTGGTGCGGGCTCCTTTGCGCGTCGGCCGATGCATTGGGGCGCGCCTTTCCGCTTGCGGTCCTGATCCCGGCGCAAGGCCGGATCTACCGGCTCTTGTTCGATTCCCATGCCGAGAGCGTTTTGGATGCACTCGAAATGACGGCCATGGCCTTCATTGAAGGGCAGATTTCGCGAAAGGAATTCCAGACCGCAATTGTTGAAAGCGAGGAACTGCTTCGGTCCCGCGCTGTTCCTGAAGCGGGAACAGACGAACTTGAGCTGAGTGCAGAAAATGAAGCCGTCTGCCTCAGATTCGCCCGTACCAGCGAGGAAGCGATTATCGCGGAAAACGCGCTCTGCCTCCGGCGCGTCAAGGCGCTCGATACCGCACCTCCACGATCCTATTGGTGGCAGGACGGGAGTGAAAACCGCCCTCCGGAGCTTTGTGTCTGGAAAGGTCTGCCAAAAGGTTCGGGGACAGGTGGATTCCTCGCCGGATTTTGGGAGACTTTTGGCTGGCAGCAAGAAACAATAGACCCGGACAGGATCCTTCGGCCATAG